Proteins encoded together in one Pogoniulus pusillus isolate bPogPus1 chromosome 18, bPogPus1.pri, whole genome shotgun sequence window:
- the GREM2 gene encoding gremlin-2, whose product MIWKVALSIFLMAVLVRVTDTRKNRPAGAIPSPYKDSSSNHSERRQQLNKEVLASSQEALVVTERKYLKSDWCKTQPLRQTVSEEGCLSRTIINRFCYGQCNSFYIPRHVKKEEESFQSCAFCKPHKVTSATVQLECPELDPPFRLKKIQKVKQCRCMSVNLSSGKL is encoded by the coding sequence ATGATTTGGAAAGTTGCCTTGTCCATTTTTCTGATGGCAGTGCTGGTTCGAGTAACAGACACCAGGAAAAACCGTCCTGCAGGCGCCATTCCCTCCCCTTacaaagacagcagcagcaaccactCGGAgcggaggcagcagctgaataAGGAGGTGctggcctccagccaggaggccCTCGTGGTCACCGAAAGGAAGTACCTCAAGAGCGACTGGTGCAAGACGCAGCCCCTGCGGCAGACTGTCAGTGAGGAGGGCTGCCTGAGCCGCACCATCATCAACCGCTTCTGCTATGGGCAGTGCAACTCCTTCTACATCCCGCGGCACgtcaagaaggaggaggagtcCTTCCAGTCCTGCGCCTTCTGCAAGCCGCACAAGGTCACCTCTGCAACCGTGCAGCTggagtgccctgagctggaccCACCTTTCCGACTGAAGAAGATTCAGAAGGTCAAGCAGTGCCGGTGCATGTCTGTGAATCTGAGCTCGGGCAAACTGTGA